The following proteins are co-located in the Hevea brasiliensis isolate MT/VB/25A 57/8 chromosome 11, ASM3005281v1, whole genome shotgun sequence genome:
- the LOC110647024 gene encoding putative GATA transcription factor 22, whose protein sequence is MTPVYHSSFPSFLIDLNEDQQHNHLFCSKPTEEASSSSSIIYPILINPSQEDAGFYHGEFHQPFIQHQEEAGGSWDHPALKNKKENGFKLFVCKEEDRNEDQRENSSAKWMSSKMRLMRKMMNSDQIVASTPETSMLKFEDEKARSSPLQDDNSNKNLSNNSNNAIRVCADCNTTKTPLWRSGPRGPKSLCNACGIRQRKARRAMAAAQAGANGTIFGPEIAAMKKKVQNKERKTSNSHLPFKKRCKFTAQVRGRKKLCFEDLSLILSKNSAFHQRVFPQDEKEAAILLMALSYGLVHG, encoded by the exons ATGACTCCTGTTTATCattcttcttttccttcttttctaATAGACCTCAATGAAGACCAACAACACAACCATCTCTTCTGTTCTAAACCTACAGAAGAGGCTTCTTCATCTTCCTCTATAATCTACCCAATTCTCATCAACCCATCTCAAGAAGATGCAGGTTTTTACCATGGGGAATTCCACCAGCCATTTATACAGCATCAAGAAGAG GCTGGTGGGTCATGGGATCATCCAgcacttaagaacaagaaagagaATGGCTTCaaattatttgtttgtaaggaAGAAGACAGAAATGAAGATCAACGAGAAAACAGTTCAGCTAAGTGGATGTCTTCAAAGATGAGGTTGATGAGGAAGATGATGAACTCCGATCAAATAGTTGCCAGTACACCAGAGACTTCTATGCTGAAGTTTGAAGATGAAAAGGCCCGATCATCTCCTTTACAAGATGATAATAGCAACAAAAATTTGTCTAACAACAGTAACAACGCAATTAGGGTTTGTGCTGACTGTAACACAACTAAGACCCCTCTATGGAGGAGTGGACCGAGAGGTCCGAAG TCGCTTTGCAACGCCTGTGGAATTCGGCAAAGGAAGGCGAGGAGAGCCATGGCTGCAGCTCAAGCAGGtgcaaatggcacaatttttggtCCTGAGATAGCAGCCATGAAGAAAAAGGTGCAAAATAAAGAGAGAAAAACAAGCAACAGTCATCTTCCATTCAAGAAAAGGTGCAAATTTACAGCACAAGTTCGAGGCAGAAAGAAGCTTTGTTTTGAGGACTTATCATTAATCTTGAGCAAGAATTCAGCTTTTCATCAACGAGTTTTCCCTCAAGATGAGAAGGAAGCTGCAATCCTACTTATGGCTCTATCTTATGGTCTTGTTCATGGTTGA
- the LOC110647030 gene encoding uncharacterized protein LOC110647030, translating into MEAPESPYPNLSPKESLIKRYKPIWRILLISNLALGAYMFAKARKKNLNIEERKTAKKDVEESKAPEEDFLDSTTLSVPETPSPAPAVLKAKQPIPEDQQRELFKWILEEKRKVKPKDQQEKKRIDEEKAILKQFIRAKAIPSF; encoded by the exons ATGGAAGCTCCTGAATCTCCATACCCAAATTTGTCTCCAAAGGAATCGCTAATTAAGCGTTACAAGCCTATTTGGCGTATTCTATTGATCTCTAATCTCGCTCTTGGAG CTTATATGTTTGCAAAGGCAAGGAAGAAAAATTTGAACATAGAAGAAAGGAAAACTGCAAAAAAGGATGTGGAAGAAAGCAAAGCCCCAGAGGAAGATTTCTTGGATTCAACAACTCTCTCAGTTCCTGAGACTCCGTCCCCTGCTCCAGCTGTTCTAAAAGCAAAGCAGCCCATACCTGAAGATCAGCAGCGTGAGCTTTTCAAGTGGATattggaagagaaaagaaaagtcaAGCCCAAGGACCAGCAGGAGAAGAAACGAATTGATGAAGAGAAAGCCATCCTCAAACAGTTCATACGGGCAAAGGCCATTCCAAGTTTTTAA